One Bacteroidota bacterium DNA window includes the following coding sequences:
- the atpA gene encoding F0F1 ATP synthase subunit alpha codes for MAEIKPAEVSAILRQQLAGFKSEAELEEVGTVLQIGDGIARIYGLNNVGSGELIEFEKGGLRGIVLNLEEDNVGAVLLGETRDINEGDKVKRTGKIASIDVGEGMLGRVINTLGKPIDGKGEIKGKLYNMPLERKAPGVIYRQPVNEPLQTGIKAIDAMIPIGRGQRELIIGDRQTGKTAIGIDTIINQKEFYEKGEPVYCIYVAIGQKGSTVANIYKTLDDHGALPYTVIVSATASDPAAMQFYAPFTGAAIGEYFRDTGRPALVIYDDLSKQAVAYREVSLLLRRPPGREAYPGDVFYLHSRLLERAAKIINSDEVAKQMNDLPESLKGIVKGGGSLTALPIIETQAGDVSAYIPTNVISITDGQIFLETNLFNAGIRPAINVGISVSRVGGNAQIKSMKKIAGTLKLDQAQYRELEAFAKFGSELDASTMAVLEKGQRNVQILKQPQYSPLAVEKQVAIIYCGTKGLLKKVPVKSVIDFETEFLHFLETKHQEVLDNLKAGKLLDEDIGVLEKVAAEISHKYEKK; via the coding sequence ATGGCCGAAATTAAACCTGCAGAAGTATCCGCTATTTTACGTCAGCAACTCGCTGGATTTAAAAGTGAAGCAGAATTGGAAGAAGTTGGTACCGTACTGCAAATTGGCGATGGGATCGCTCGCATTTATGGATTAAATAATGTTGGATCCGGGGAGTTGATTGAATTTGAAAAAGGGGGCCTAAGAGGTATCGTTCTTAATCTGGAAGAAGATAATGTAGGAGCTGTTTTATTGGGTGAAACAAGGGATATTAACGAAGGCGACAAAGTAAAACGAACCGGAAAAATCGCTTCCATCGACGTTGGAGAAGGTATGTTGGGCAGGGTAATTAATACGCTTGGTAAACCAATTGACGGTAAGGGTGAGATTAAAGGAAAGCTTTATAATATGCCGTTGGAAAGAAAAGCTCCGGGCGTAATCTACCGACAACCCGTAAACGAACCATTGCAAACAGGAATCAAGGCAATTGATGCGATGATTCCAATTGGAAGAGGGCAGCGTGAATTGATCATTGGCGACCGTCAAACAGGGAAAACAGCTATTGGCATTGATACCATCATCAATCAAAAAGAGTTCTACGAAAAAGGCGAACCTGTTTACTGTATTTATGTTGCAATTGGTCAAAAAGGTTCAACGGTGGCCAATATTTATAAAACCCTTGACGATCATGGTGCATTGCCTTATACCGTAATTGTATCCGCTACTGCATCCGATCCGGCAGCCATGCAATTTTATGCCCCGTTTACCGGTGCTGCCATTGGCGAGTATTTCAGGGATACCGGCCGACCGGCACTCGTAATTTATGACGACCTTTCAAAACAAGCGGTGGCTTATCGTGAAGTTTCATTATTGTTAAGAAGACCTCCCGGACGGGAAGCTTATCCCGGAGATGTATTTTATTTACACTCAAGATTACTCGAGCGGGCTGCTAAAATCATCAATTCGGATGAAGTGGCAAAGCAAATGAACGATTTGCCAGAAAGTCTTAAAGGTATTGTAAAAGGTGGAGGTTCGTTAACCGCGCTTCCGATTATCGAAACACAAGCAGGTGACGTATCTGCATATATCCCAACCAATGTTATTTCAATTACCGATGGGCAGATTTTTCTGGAAACAAACTTATTTAACGCGGGTATCCGACCGGCTATTAATGTCGGGATTTCCGTATCGCGAGTAGGTGGAAATGCCCAGATTAAATCGATGAAAAAAATTGCGGGTACGCTCAAACTTGATCAGGCGCAATACCGCGAACTAGAGGCTTTTGCAAAATTTGGATCTGAATTGGATGCAAGTACAATGGCTGTTTTGGAAAAAGGACAACGAAATGTCCAAATTCTGAAACAACCCCAATATTCACCATTAGCCGTTGAAAAGCAAGTTGCTATCATCTATTGTGGGACCAAAGGATTATTGAAGAAAGTTCCGGTTAAAAGTGTAATTGATTTTGAGACCGAATTTTTACATTTTCTCGAAACAAAACATCAGGAGGTGCTCGACAATTTAAAAGCAGGTAAATTGTTGGATGAAGATATCGGGGTTTTAGAAAAAGTTGCTGCTGAAATTTCGCACAAATACGAGAAAAAATAA
- a CDS encoding DUF3109 family protein, translated as MILIDDTIISDDLILVKFCCNLAACKGGCCVEGDAGAPLEEEEISIIEDYIDHIKPYMVEKGREVVEANGIFDYDAEGNFVTPLVNDRECAFVYFNNNISYCAIEKAWSEKKIDFQKPISCHLYPVRINRLNDLTAVNYHHWSICNPALKKGRDIGLPLYIFLKDPLIRKFGEEWFRKLEKEAINVSSL; from the coding sequence ATGATACTTATTGATGATACCATTATATCGGACGACCTGATTCTGGTTAAGTTTTGTTGTAACCTGGCAGCCTGCAAAGGTGGGTGTTGTGTTGAAGGAGATGCAGGTGCGCCGCTTGAAGAAGAAGAAATTTCCATCATTGAAGATTATATCGACCATATCAAACCATACATGGTTGAAAAGGGACGTGAAGTAGTTGAAGCTAACGGAATTTTCGATTATGATGCCGAAGGTAATTTTGTTACCCCTTTGGTAAACGATCGTGAATGCGCGTTTGTTTATTTCAATAATAATATTTCCTATTGCGCCATTGAAAAGGCCTGGTCCGAAAAAAAGATTGATTTCCAGAAACCGATTTCCTGTCATTTATATCCCGTCAGAATTAATCGGTTAAATGACCTGACGGCCGTAAATTACCATCATTGGTCGATTTGCAATCCTGCCCTTAAAAAGGGCAGGGATATTGGATTACCTCTTTATATATTTTTAAAAGATCCTTTGATCAGGAAATTTGGTGAGGAATGGTTCCGGAAATTAGAGAAAGAAGCTATAAACGTGAGTTCTTTATAA
- a CDS encoding ornithine carbamoyltransferase: MAFNLRNRNFLKLLDFTPKEIKFLLDLSADLKKAKYAGTEVERLKGKNIALIFEKASTRTRCAFEVAAYDQGAKVTYLGPSGSQIGKKESMKDTARVLGRMYDGIEYRGYGQEIVEELGKYAGVPVWNGLTNEFHPTQILADFLTMMEHSDKPLSQISFCYVGDAKNNMGNSLMVGAAKMGMDFRAAAPKSCHPAEDLVKQCLEIAKETGAKITITENVNEAVKGVDFIYTDVWVSMGEPDEVWAERIKSMIPYQVNKQMIEKTGNPNVKFLHCLPAFHNRETTVGEEIYQKFGVDGMEVTDDVFESERSIVFDEAENRLHTIKAVMVATLGS, translated from the coding sequence ATGGCTTTCAATTTAAGGAACCGAAATTTTTTGAAATTATTGGATTTCACACCAAAGGAAATTAAGTTTTTACTCGACCTTTCAGCCGATTTGAAAAAAGCGAAATATGCAGGAACTGAAGTAGAGCGGTTAAAAGGTAAGAATATCGCATTGATATTTGAAAAAGCTTCAACCCGCACCCGCTGTGCTTTTGAAGTAGCTGCTTATGATCAGGGTGCGAAAGTTACTTATTTGGGGCCTTCCGGTTCACAGATCGGGAAAAAAGAAAGCATGAAAGATACGGCCCGCGTACTTGGGAGAATGTATGATGGAATCGAATATAGGGGCTATGGTCAGGAAATTGTTGAAGAATTGGGAAAATATGCAGGTGTACCTGTTTGGAACGGATTAACGAACGAATTTCACCCAACCCAAATTTTAGCTGATTTCTTAACGATGATGGAGCATTCTGACAAGCCACTATCTCAAATTTCATTTTGTTATGTTGGCGATGCCAAAAACAACATGGGAAATTCGTTGATGGTTGGTGCTGCAAAAATGGGAATGGATTTCAGGGCCGCTGCCCCAAAATCTTGCCATCCTGCCGAAGATTTGGTAAAACAATGCCTCGAAATCGCAAAAGAAACCGGAGCAAAAATAACCATTACCGAAAATGTTAATGAAGCGGTTAAAGGTGTTGATTTTATTTATACCGATGTTTGGGTATCAATGGGTGAACCCGATGAAGTTTGGGCAGAACGCATTAAATCGATGATTCCTTACCAGGTTAATAAACAAATGATTGAAAAAACAGGTAATCCAAATGTAAAATTTCTGCATTGTTTACCGGCATTCCACAATCGTGAAACTACCGTTGGTGAAGAAATTTATCAAAAATTCGGCGTTGATGGTATGGAAGTAACCGACGATGTTTTCGAATCAGAACGTTCGATTGTATTTGATGAAGCAGAAAACCGATTGCACACCATTAAAGCGGTGATGGTTGCCACGTTGGGGAGTTAA
- the atpG gene encoding ATP synthase F1 subunit gamma, with product MPSLKEVRTRIESVNSTKQITSAMKMVSASKLRRAQNAILKLRPYALKLNEILQNLSKSIENSDDDVYSQVRPIQKILFVVIASNRGLCGAFNANVIKEANRIIQTDYKKQFDEGNVFVHCFGKKIVDFYNNSTYNVVGKEIDLFTDLSFENVVAIAKNMMADFAAKNYDKIILVYNQFKNAAVYQLSTEQFLPIVASDTENKVKDLATDYIFEPDKETVVKELIPKSLKIQFYKALLDSYASEHGARMTAMHKATDNAIELLKDLKLKYNKARQASITNEILEIVSGAEALKG from the coding sequence ATGCCAAGTTTAAAGGAAGTTCGAACAAGAATAGAATCGGTTAATTCAACCAAGCAAATTACCAGTGCCATGAAAATGGTATCTGCTTCAAAATTGAGAAGGGCGCAGAATGCAATTCTTAAATTGAGGCCCTATGCCCTGAAATTAAACGAAATTCTTCAGAACCTGAGTAAAAGCATTGAGAACAGCGATGATGATGTTTATTCTCAGGTAAGACCCATTCAAAAAATATTGTTTGTGGTTATTGCTTCAAACCGTGGATTGTGCGGGGCTTTTAATGCCAATGTTATAAAAGAAGCAAACAGAATAATCCAAACAGATTATAAAAAACAATTTGACGAAGGAAATGTTTTCGTGCATTGTTTCGGCAAAAAAATAGTTGATTTTTATAACAATAGCACGTATAATGTTGTTGGTAAAGAAATCGATTTGTTCACGGATTTAAGTTTCGAAAATGTTGTGGCCATTGCAAAAAATATGATGGCAGATTTTGCAGCAAAAAATTACGATAAAATTATTTTGGTGTACAACCAGTTTAAAAATGCTGCCGTTTATCAGTTATCTACCGAGCAATTTTTACCTATTGTAGCTTCTGATACAGAAAATAAGGTAAAAGATTTGGCTACCGATTATATTTTTGAGCCGGATAAGGAAACGGTCGTAAAGGAGTTAATCCCTAAATCTTTGAAAATTCAATTTTATAAAGCCTTATTGGATTCTTATGCTTCAGAACATGGAGCCCGGATGACCGCTATGCATAAAGCTACCGATAACGCAATCGAATTATTAAAAGATTTGAAATTAAAATATAACAAAGCACGACAAGCTTCAATTACGAATGAAATACTCGAAATTGTAAGCGGAGCAGAAGCATTAAAAGGCTAA
- a CDS encoding RpiB/LacA/LacB family sugar-phosphate isomerase, producing MINKTSTIPIASDHGGFEMKEYLKKKLIEAGYNIKDMGTYSNYSVDYPDMIHPLAKSINAGEFRLGIILCGSGNGAQMTANKYANVRAGLCWTVEQASLIRQHNNANIISIPGRFVEEKLALEMVIKFLTTDFEGGRHLIRVEKISKTN from the coding sequence ATGATAAATAAGACAAGTACGATACCTATTGCTTCAGATCATGGTGGATTTGAAATGAAAGAATATTTAAAAAAGAAATTAATAGAAGCGGGTTATAATATAAAGGATATGGGTACGTACTCAAATTATAGTGTGGATTATCCTGATATGATTCATCCACTTGCTAAATCAATTAATGCCGGAGAATTTAGGTTAGGTATTATATTATGTGGTAGTGGAAACGGTGCTCAAATGACCGCTAATAAATATGCAAACGTAAGAGCAGGTTTATGCTGGACAGTAGAGCAGGCAAGTTTAATTCGACAGCATAACAACGCTAATATCATTTCTATACCAGGTCGTTTTGTTGAGGAAAAATTAGCACTTGAAATGGTGATTAAATTTCTTACAACCGACTTTGAAGGAGGACGACATCTTATCAGGGTAGAAAAAATTTCAAAAACAAATTAA
- a CDS encoding PepSY-associated TM helix domain-containing protein: protein MNFNWRKWNRVIHRDFGYFFFGMTIIYCLSGIAINHMRDWNPNYVIITKEIQVEPSENIDKTFIKNILAENEIENDYLNHYFPSKSNLKVFLKDGTLYVDLETGKGLFENIKRRMFFKPMNYLHYNPIKYWTWYSDIFSGALILIAITGLFIVRGPKGITRRGAWMTILGILIPVVYLLIFYF from the coding sequence ATGAATTTTAATTGGAGAAAATGGAATCGGGTGATTCACCGGGATTTTGGCTATTTCTTTTTTGGAATGACCATTATTTATTGCCTGTCGGGGATAGCAATTAATCACATGCGCGATTGGAACCCTAATTATGTAATTATAACGAAAGAAATTCAAGTTGAGCCAAGCGAAAATATAGATAAGACCTTTATAAAAAATATATTGGCTGAGAATGAAATTGAAAATGATTACTTAAACCATTATTTTCCTTCAAAAAGCAATTTAAAAGTTTTTTTAAAAGACGGAACCCTTTATGTTGATTTAGAAACCGGAAAAGGGTTGTTTGAAAACATAAAACGCAGGATGTTTTTTAAGCCCATGAATTATCTGCATTATAATCCCATTAAATATTGGACCTGGTATTCGGATATTTTTTCCGGAGCGCTCATACTTATTGCCATTACCGGATTATTTATTGTGAGAGGACCTAAGGGAATAACCCGACGAGGCGCCTGGATGACCATTCTTGGAATTTTGATCCCGGTTGTTTATTTGCTTATTTTTTATTTCTAA
- the atpH gene encoding ATP synthase F1 subunit delta gives MKEIKLASRYAKALFDFALEQNVLEQVKDDMRLVISVCKQNRDFRLMLNSPIIFTKKKESIITEIFKNHIQKMSYHFLLIITRKKREPLIEGIATQFIEQYKEFKNITTAKLTTAVHLDPNVKENVIALLKEQTQGEIELIEEIKKEMIGGFVLSFKDFQYDASIRKQIKELRKEFGTNLYIRGF, from the coding sequence ATGAAAGAAATTAAGTTAGCAAGCAGATACGCCAAAGCATTGTTTGACTTTGCCCTGGAACAAAATGTTCTGGAACAGGTTAAGGATGATATGCGATTAGTTATTTCCGTTTGCAAGCAAAACAGGGATTTCAGGTTGATGCTAAATAGTCCGATTATTTTTACAAAAAAAAAGGAATCAATTATTACTGAAATCTTTAAGAATCATATTCAAAAAATGTCTTATCACTTTCTTTTAATTATCACCCGAAAGAAGAGGGAACCATTAATTGAAGGTATTGCCACACAGTTTATTGAGCAGTATAAAGAATTTAAAAATATCACCACTGCCAAGCTTACTACGGCTGTGCATCTTGATCCGAACGTAAAGGAAAACGTGATTGCATTGCTTAAGGAACAAACCCAGGGTGAAATTGAATTAATAGAAGAAATAAAAAAAGAAATGATCGGTGGATTCGTCCTTTCTTTTAAAGATTTTCAGTACGATGCAAGTATTCGAAAACAAATTAAAGAATTGAGAAAAGAGTTTGGCACCAATCTATACATTCGAGGATTTTAA
- a CDS encoding ferritin: MIKNNVEKAVNEQIKKEEYSSRLYLQMASWCEVNGFKGAADFLYAQAEEERLHMLKFVHYLNDRGGHAKMMSMEQPPFEYKNISDIFEQVMKHEEFITASINEVYEVTLNEKDYTSGSFLQWFINEQIEEESTMSNILDKIRLVGNDKAGYFHIDKELEAMAAARPAPTAV, from the coding sequence ATGATTAAAAATAATGTTGAAAAAGCAGTAAACGAACAAATAAAAAAAGAGGAATATTCTTCCAGATTATATTTGCAAATGGCCTCTTGGTGCGAGGTAAACGGGTTTAAAGGGGCAGCCGACTTTTTATATGCACAGGCAGAAGAGGAGCGCCTTCACATGCTCAAATTTGTTCATTATTTAAATGACAGGGGCGGACATGCCAAAATGATGTCGATGGAACAACCTCCATTTGAGTATAAAAATATCTCTGATATCTTTGAACAAGTGATGAAGCACGAAGAATTTATTACAGCTTCCATAAACGAAGTTTATGAAGTCACCCTAAACGAAAAAGATTATACTTCAGGAAGTTTCCTGCAATGGTTCATCAATGAGCAAATTGAAGAAGAAAGTACCATGAGTAATATTTTGGATAAAATTCGATTGGTAGGCAATGATAAGGCCGGATATTTTCATATTGATAAAGAACTTGAGGCAATGGCAGCCGCCCGACCTGCGCCAACTGCAGTTTAA
- a CDS encoding NigD-like N-terminal domain-containing protein, with product MKKLVLAVVIILFILPACNKNDKFPQWSGIGTIEKLIASADEFVIILDGGQKLVPNKVIVNNDYKNGDRIFVKYSITKTVDANNYEVDLYDIDRILTKNIIQLTANINDSIGNDPVYMNKENIWISNNYINFIFSYYGAYKIHLINLVKLYENTHTANGRLILEFRHNSHSDYSNYLMNGVVSFNLESLKETNLDSVQFVVRVKEYHETSLEWEGTYIFNDPLKSTKGIAVLPKNNNHSLLFGYLK from the coding sequence ATGAAAAAATTAGTTTTAGCAGTCGTAATAATCTTATTTATTTTACCTGCATGTAATAAAAATGATAAATTTCCACAATGGTCAGGTATTGGAACGATCGAGAAATTAATTGCTTCTGCGGATGAATTTGTGATTATACTGGATGGAGGACAAAAATTGGTTCCCAATAAAGTAATTGTAAATAATGATTATAAGAATGGGGATCGTATTTTTGTTAAATATTCCATTACAAAAACCGTGGACGCGAATAATTATGAGGTCGACCTCTACGATATCGATAGAATATTGACCAAAAATATTATACAGCTTACTGCGAACATTAATGATAGCATTGGGAACGACCCTGTTTATATGAACAAGGAAAATATTTGGATTTCCAATAATTATATAAATTTTATTTTTAGCTATTATGGTGCCTATAAAATTCATCTGATAAACCTTGTAAAATTATATGAAAATACCCATACTGCAAATGGAAGATTGATTCTTGAATTCAGGCACAATTCGCATTCCGATTATTCAAATTATTTAATGAACGGAGTTGTTTCTTTCAATTTGGAAAGCCTAAAGGAAACCAATCTGGATTCAGTTCAGTTTGTGGTAAGAGTTAAAGAATATCATGAAACTTCATTAGAATGGGAAGGTACTTACATTTTTAATGATCCTTTAAAATCGACAAAAGGAATTGCCGTTTTGCCAAAAAATAACAATCATAGTCTGTTGTTCGGATATTTGAAATAG
- a CDS encoding iron-sulfur cluster-binding protein, with product MDAYNLFIKESGIKAFDLEHRRKINFNISKYDFAVSNGKNQYKNIEKAKNRAGFLKYKVINDLDKYLIQFEDKFTANGGKVIWAQDKKEALKEILDIVKENKIKTVVKTKSMTTEEIDLNEALEKKKINALETDLGEYIVQLAGEKPYHIVTPAMHKSKEDIAQLFNEKFNTDLNSSPEELTAFVRNLLKEKFIEADLGVSGANFLIPDIGGIALTENEGNGMMTMSFPKIHIVIAGIEKFIPRFTDLDLFWPLLSTHGTGQNISVYNSIVTGPRKTGEVDGPKKMYVILLDNNRTNLLAQDRQRRALSCIKCGACLNACPVYKNIGGHTYNTTYSGPIGAVSNPFLLDMEEYKHQSFASSLCGKCTEVCPVKIPLHELLLVNRNDSVKSKFYSGKDKFFIKVWKRTMSTRKRMDMFSGNRKNLFIKNFFKKTWGTHRELPKIKEKSFNKMWKESKDHETE from the coding sequence TTGGACGCATATAATCTTTTTATTAAAGAATCAGGAATTAAAGCTTTCGATCTGGAACACAGAAGAAAGATTAATTTCAATATTTCAAAGTATGATTTTGCTGTTAGTAATGGAAAAAATCAATATAAAAACATTGAAAAAGCAAAAAACCGTGCCGGGTTCTTAAAATATAAAGTAATCAACGATCTGGATAAATATTTAATTCAGTTTGAAGATAAATTTACGGCCAATGGAGGGAAGGTAATTTGGGCACAGGATAAAAAAGAAGCACTTAAAGAAATTCTGGATATTGTTAAAGAAAACAAGATTAAAACTGTTGTGAAAACCAAATCAATGACTACCGAAGAAATTGATTTGAATGAAGCCCTTGAAAAGAAAAAAATAAATGCACTTGAAACTGACTTAGGAGAATATATTGTTCAGCTTGCCGGTGAAAAGCCATACCATATTGTAACACCTGCGATGCATAAATCGAAGGAAGATATTGCCCAACTTTTCAATGAAAAATTTAATACTGATTTGAATTCAAGCCCTGAGGAATTAACGGCTTTTGTAAGGAATTTATTAAAGGAAAAGTTTATTGAAGCCGACCTTGGCGTGAGCGGTGCAAATTTTTTAATACCTGATATTGGCGGAATTGCTCTGACCGAAAATGAAGGTAACGGAATGATGACTATGTCTTTTCCTAAAATACATATTGTAATTGCAGGAATTGAAAAATTTATACCTCGTTTTACAGATTTGGATTTGTTTTGGCCATTATTATCAACACATGGTACCGGACAAAACATTTCAGTTTATAATTCAATTGTAACCGGGCCTCGTAAAACAGGTGAAGTTGATGGCCCCAAAAAAATGTACGTCATTTTACTCGATAATAACCGAACAAATTTATTGGCCCAGGATCGTCAGCGAAGGGCATTGTCGTGTATTAAATGTGGTGCTTGTTTAAATGCCTGCCCTGTGTATAAGAATATTGGGGGCCATACTTATAATACAACTTATAGCGGCCCTATTGGAGCTGTGAGCAATCCTTTTTTACTTGATATGGAAGAATACAAACATCAAAGTTTTGCTTCTTCATTATGTGGAAAATGTACAGAAGTTTGTCCGGTAAAAATACCGCTTCACGAATTATTATTGGTAAATAGAAATGACTCTGTAAAAAGTAAATTTTACAGTGGTAAGGATAAGTTTTTTATCAAAGTTTGGAAAAGAACCATGTCAACCCGTAAGCGGATGGATATGTTTAGCGGAAATAGAAAAAACTTATTTATTAAAAATTTCTTTAAAAAGACATGGGGTACGCATCGCGAATTACCTAAAATTAAAGAAAAATCATTCAATAAAATGTGGAAAGAATCAAAGGACCACGAAACAGAATAA
- the nadA gene encoding quinolinate synthase NadA, with protein sequence MKLIEEINRLKEEKNAIILAHYYQIPEIQDIADFVGDSLGLAQKATTTDAKLIVFAGVHFMAETAKILNPYTKVVLPDLNAGCSLADSCPPGDFEFFKKKYPEHMVISYINCSAEIKTMSDIICTSGNAVQIVNSLPKDQKIIFAPDKNLGGYINNISGRKMILWNGTCEVHDILSTEAIINLKIQHPDAKLIAHPECKGQVLALADFIGSTNAMLNFTKSDTNKKYIVATESGILHQMQKDSPDKEFIIVPTDETCSCNNCPYMKLNTMEKLYLCLKNEKPEILLSEELINKAKLPILKMLDISKKLNII encoded by the coding sequence ATGAAATTAATTGAAGAAATAAATAGGTTAAAAGAAGAAAAAAATGCGATAATTTTGGCTCATTATTATCAAATTCCGGAAATACAAGATATCGCCGATTTTGTGGGTGATAGTCTTGGCCTTGCACAAAAAGCAACAACAACTGATGCAAAGTTAATTGTTTTTGCCGGAGTACATTTTATGGCAGAAACAGCAAAAATATTAAATCCATACACAAAAGTTGTTTTACCCGATTTAAATGCCGGATGTTCTTTAGCTGATTCTTGTCCACCAGGGGATTTTGAATTTTTTAAAAAAAAATATCCTGAGCATATGGTAATTTCTTATATAAATTGTTCAGCTGAAATAAAAACAATGTCCGACATAATTTGCACATCGGGCAACGCGGTTCAAATTGTAAATTCGTTACCAAAAGATCAAAAAATTATTTTTGCACCGGATAAAAATTTAGGAGGATATATTAACAATATTTCGGGTAGAAAGATGATATTATGGAATGGTACCTGTGAGGTACATGATATTTTATCTACCGAAGCTATTATTAATTTGAAAATTCAACATCCGGATGCTAAATTAATTGCTCATCCTGAATGTAAAGGTCAGGTCTTGGCATTGGCCGATTTTATTGGTTCTACAAATGCTATGCTTAATTTTACAAAATCAGACACAAATAAAAAGTATATTGTAGCAACAGAAAGTGGCATTTTACATCAAATGCAGAAAGATTCGCCTGATAAAGAATTTATTATTGTGCCAACAGATGAAACCTGCTCTTGTAATAATTGCCCTTATATGAAGTTAAATACAATGGAAAAACTGTATTTATGTTTAAAAAATGAAAAACCAGAAATATTATTATCAGAAGAACTTATTAATAAAGCAAAGTTACCTATTTTAAAAATGCTGGATATATCTAAGAAACTGAACATTATTTAA